Proteins found in one Balneolaceae bacterium genomic segment:
- a CDS encoding cold shock domain-containing protein, producing the protein MENREVGTVKWFHNGKGYGFITREDGDDVFVHYSEIQSDGFKKLSEGEKVEFTIADGEKGLQAKEVIQLQ; encoded by the coding sequence ATGGAAAACCGTGAAGTAGGAACTGTTAAATGGTTTCATAATGGTAAAGGGTATGGATTCATTACCCGCGAAGATGGTGACGATGTATTTGTACATTACTCAGAAATTCAAAGTGATGGATTTAAAAAACTGAGCGAAGGAGAAAAAGTTGAATTTACAATTGCTGATGGTGAGAAAGGCTTACAGGCAAAAGAAGTTATTCAGCTCCAATAA
- the msrB gene encoding peptide-methionine (R)-S-oxide reductase MsrB: MKKFTLYITAYLLIAITISCNSFAQNQEVTEEDHQHFLNNITYTEAMSDSQNKEKVVRTEEEWKNRLSSEEFRVLRKKGTEIPFINEYNSNEETGVYLCKACGQPLFHSDTKYKSGTGWPSFYKPIDEDAVEEKEDNSFFMTRTEIVCSRCDSHIGHVFDDGPQPTGLRYCMNSAALHFVPKDSEQTTQSNE; the protein is encoded by the coding sequence ATGAAAAAATTTACCCTATATATAACTGCATATCTTCTCATTGCAATTACAATATCCTGTAACTCTTTTGCGCAGAATCAGGAAGTGACCGAGGAAGATCACCAACATTTTTTGAACAATATTACATATACCGAAGCTATGAGCGACTCACAAAACAAAGAAAAAGTAGTTCGAACTGAAGAAGAATGGAAAAACCGACTTTCCTCAGAAGAGTTTAGAGTTCTACGAAAGAAAGGTACAGAGATACCTTTTATCAACGAATACAATAGCAATGAAGAAACAGGAGTGTATCTCTGCAAAGCATGCGGACAACCACTTTTCCATTCTGATACCAAATATAAAAGCGGAACCGGCTGGCCGAGTTTCTACAAGCCAATCGATGAAGATGCTGTTGAAGAAAAAGAAGACAATAGCTTTTTCATGACCCGAACAGAAATTGTATGCAGCCGTTGTGATTCCCATATCGGCCATGTATTTGATGACGGGCCACAACCAACCGGACTCCGGTATTGCATGAATTCAGCCGCGCTTCATTTTGTGCCTAAAGATTCTGAGCAGACAACACAATCAAACGAATAA